The genome window CTTCAGCCGCACTCCGCATCCAGCTTGGACGGATAAAAAAGAACAAAAGAAGAACTACCAGGCCGCTGCTTATACCGTGTATTCCAAAATAATCCAGACTGTCATCATAACCGAATTTTATTTTTGCCTGAAGCGCATAATAACAGAGAATAGATGATAACGCTCCTAAAAGTATGGCGCCGGCAGGCTGCACGACACCTGCGGCAGGAGTAATTACAACCAGACCTGCCAGTATGCCGGAAACAAAACCCAGGGAGGTCGCTTTGCGGAATATGAAGTACCAGGGCTGTGGAAGTGAGCATCCATGCTGTTGCTCCTGAATCGATTATATATGCTCCATTTTATATCGCATTTTTGCCTTTTTCTCCGGTTCGCACTCTCAGGACATCTTCAACCGGAAGAATAAAAATTTTTCCATCCCCGATTTTTCCTGTGTTTGCCGCTTTTTGAATTGTCTCCACAACCTGGTCTGCAGCAGGAGCATCGACTATTATTTCAATTTTAATTTTAGGTATAAAATCGACCACATATTCGGCTCCTCTATAAATCTCCTTGTGACCTTTCTGTCTGCCGTAACCTTTTACTTCGGATATGGTCATACCCTGTATGCCAATCTCATTCAGAGCCTCTTTTACATCATCAAGTTTGAAAGGTTTTATAATAGCTTCAACCTTCTTCATTATTGTTCCTCCTGATTAATAATATCTAAAAGCAATTTTAAAATTAAAATGTTATTTCAAATGCTCTCTCTCCGTGAATTGAATTATCAAGGCCTTCTATTTCACTATCCTTATCGACTCTAAGGCCTCCGGTTAAAAAGCGAGTTACATAGATTACTATAATTGTGCCGACAGCTGTAAAGGCGGCTGTGGCTGCGATAGAAATAATTTGAATCCATAGCTGTTTTGGATTTCCATAAAACAATCCGGATGCACCTTCGGTAATAGCAGGGTTGACAAAAAGCCCGGTTGCCAAGGCGCCCCAGGCGCCGCACATGCCATGCACCCCGAATGCATCGAGTGAATCATCATAACCGAGCCTGTGTTTGAGAATTACAACAGAATAAAAACCGAACACTCCGGCAACCAGACCTATTATCAAAGCGGCCGATAGATTCACAAATCCGGCGGCCGGCGTTATTGCAACAAGTCCTGCCACGACTCCGGATGCAATACCCAGCACCCTGGGCTTTTTTGTATGACACCATTCTGCGAACATCCACGCAAGGGCTCCAATAGCTGCCGAGGTATTGGTTACCAGAAAAGCGGAAGCCGCTATCCCGTCAGCGGCTAGTGCGCTGCCTGCGTTAAATCCGAACCAGCCGAACCATAAAAGCGCAGCGCCAAGTGCCGTCAAGGTTACGCTGGACGGGAACATGGCTTCTTTACCATAGCCTATACGTTTTCCTATAACTATGGCAAGGACAAGGCCTGCAACACCTGCGTTTATGTGGACAACAGTTCCTCCTGCAAAATAGAGAGCACCCAGAGTGCCCATCCATCCTCCACCCCATACCCAATGTGCTACGGGACAATATATAAAAGTTATCCATAAAATTGTAAAGATAATCCATGCTGAAAATTTCATCCGGTCGACTATGGAACCAAGCACGAGGGCTACGGTGATGCACGCAAATGTCATCTGAAACAGGATAAATGTATAAGCAGGAATAGAGCCTTCAAGGCTGTCAAAGCCTCCTATAAGGCCAGCTTTATCCGAACCGAATGAAAGCGTATAACCCCACATCACCCAGATGATACTTGCCAGGCAATATGCAACAAAAGTCATTGCAATGGTGTTTAAAAGGTTTTTATACTTTGACATGCCACCATAAAAAAGAGCAAGACCGGCCGGCGTCATAACCATTACAAGCGCTGTGGAGACAAACATCCATGAAGTATCCCCGGTGTTTAACACATCCTTTTCGGCAAAAGCCGAAGAAAAAGGGATCAGTGTTGCAATAGCTGCTAAAAACATACTTCTAAATTTCATTGTTTTTTATTCCTCCTTAGGAACGGGGACGAAATAACTTCCACAAGTAGGCGCACAGATTTAGGTTAGGTTTGTTCGATCTAAAAGTATAAAAGTTGCAGGAATAGCAAGCTATTTCAAGATTTTTATACTTTTATATCGGGCAAAGATGGCCTGAAGCTGTGATGTATAGTTGGGGAAGTTATTTCGTCCTCGTTCCTTATTTAGTTCCCGAACGAAAACTCCATTAATCAAAATAAAACAGTGTTAAGTGGTGTATTTCTTAAAACTTAAAATCTGATTATACATTCGGTAGCATTTCTTCTATGGCCTTTTTTATACTTTCCATCTGAACGGGTGAGTCGATCTTTAATCCGTCAAAATCCCTTACATAGAAAATATCAACCACCTGATCCACGTTTGTGGCGATTTTAGCTATCCATATATCGAGACCGCTCTTGAAGAGAGCATTTGTGATGCCGAATAACAATCCGGTGAAATCATAAGTAAAAACCTCGATGATTGTATAAAAACTTGAGCTTTTATTATCGATTATTATTTTATTGGGCCTGTTGAGCATACCGTTAGATTTTTTTAGCATTTCAGAACGATTTTCATCCATTTTCGCATTCAGCCTGTTTGTAAAATCGCTTTTGCCGGATAATTCATAGCCCAGGTCTTTTTTGGCTTTCTCCCATTTTTCATTTTCAAAAATCTTATCCAGAGGCGCTGTTACCTTGAAAATATCTATCGCTGTATTATTACGCCATGTGTATACTTGGGCATCAAGAATATTCAAATCGTTTAAAGTAAATATCCCGGCAATCTTTGAAAACAAACCGGGCCGGTCTTTGGCGCAAGTCGTTACTGTTCTTGTATCAGGGTCCCCGGGCTTTTTTATATCCCAAACAAAATCAGCTTCCTCCATGCTTTTGTAAAGACGCACATGCTCCAGGATATCTTCGGCAGGCGTATATAGCCTATATCTGGGCGACATGACATTGTACAGATCACCAAGCCATTCTATTTCAGTCTCCTTTGAGGCTGAAGAGAGCAACTCTTCTTTTTTTCGGGTCACAATCTCCACGGCTTCATTTGTTGCAAGCTCACCTTTTTGAAGTATGTTTATCGTCTTAATAAAAAAACTTCTTAAAAGTGATGCCGTCCATTCGTTCCAAGCTTTCGGCCCTGTAGAAATCGAATCTGCAACAGTGAGCAGGTACAGCATTTTCAAACGCTCCTCATCCTGTATCTTTCGCCCGCATAATATAGCAGTCTCTTCATCATAAATATCTCTTCGGGTCGCTGTTTGGACAAGAAGCAGATGTTCTTCAATTAAAAAAGAGATTGTTTCAATGCCCTCTTTGTTGTAGCCGATTCGATTAAGAATTCCATGTGCAATGGCCACCCCTCTTTTAGCATGCCCGCCTCCGGTTTCACTCTTGCCTATATCGTGCAGCAGGGCGGCCCAAAGGAGCAATCTGGGATTCTTTAGTTCAGAGTATATCTCCGTACATAACGTATCATTGGTCGGATCTTCATTCTTCCCGAACTTTTTAATTGTCTGGACAACCCGCAAGGAGTGCTTGTCCACAGGGTAAAGATGATATTCGTCGTACTGTATTCTATTAATTATTCCATTTATTTCAGGCAGATAGTGCGATAAAAAACCAGTGTTAAGCATTTCATTCAATACGTTGAATGTGGGCGCATATGTTATTAATATTCTTTCAAATGATTTTAAAGCGGAAGGGGAAGTCCTGAAGTCAGCATCAACCAGATAGCCGAATTCCTTGATAAACCGTTTTGCCTCAGGGTTTATGGGAATTTTAAGACGCGCACTCTCTTCAAAAATTTTTATTAAAAGAATGGGCGAATTGAGAATAGCCTCCGGGTAAGAGAAATGAAGCCTGTCACGTATAATTTCCAGGCCTTCAATTTTTGCCCGGGTTTTTGTGGTTTTTTTTCTTTTTGGCCTTTTTGTATATCCCAATTCATACAGGAACATCAAATGCTGCTGTTTAATAAGTTCCATATGTCCATGCAGCTCACTTAAAAATAGCTCAACCGGCTGTTGCCCGTTGAGCTTGCTGAAATTTAAAAGACCGGCGATTTTTAGCTGATATTCAAAATGCAGTTGATTATTTTTTCGATCTGACAGATAATGAAGCCAGTTTCTAACTATCCATATAAATGAAAGAGCTTCTCTTTGGGCCTGAAATTCGTCATAAGACAAAAAACCATAACGTTCCATATCTCTTGCCTCTTTTAAATCCGTTTTTATTTTGGCAGTCCAGAGCATGGTATGATAATCTCTTAACCCTCCCTGTCCCTCCTTTAGATTAGGTTCGAGAAGGTAGGTTGAGTCGCCAAAACGCATATGTCTGGCCTGGTTGCTTTCGATGAGCCAGGTTGTTATTTTTTTAGATTTTTTTACAATGATTTTGTTTTTTAGCTGAATCTGCAGTTCTGAATAAAGATTCGACATGCCGCATATAAATCTTGCATCCAGAAGCGAAGTTAAAACCTCAAAATTTTGTCCGGAGAGTGTCAGGCAATCCTTTATAGTTCTGGTGGCATGGCCTATATCAAGACCGGCATCCCACAAAGGATACAGGATTTCCCTGATCAGTTCCTCAGCCCTTTCAGGTATCTTTTTATTGAAAAGTAAAAGAAGGTCAACGTCCGAATGTATGGACTGCTCTTGACGTCCGTAGCCTCCAATGGCCAATATGGCATAAGGATTTTTATTGATGCTCATGCTGGGGCCGACCATGCTTTTTTTAAAGCATTCGCAGAAGTAATCATCAAGAAGATCTGAATGCTTGTTAAGAAAATATGGTTCATTGCCCTTTAAAAAATTTGCAATGAGCTGCTTTTTTTTTTTTTTAAAGTCTTTTTGAATCGTAAACATTTAAATTCTTTTTATTTTTTTGTATCAATTCAGGCATATGAAAAAAGGATAAGCATGCGCAGCCACCAATTGTATCTGCGGCAACATGCCCTGATTTTTATTTGAATGAATCGCAATAGCCGTGCCAATACAAATAAGAGTATTAACTTACATCAATTCAATTATAGCGTGTCCCGTAAATCTTGATACTCGTAGAAAGCAACTTGTGACGCATGTTTACTGCCAAAAATCTGTATAAACAGTATCAAGATTTACAGTATGCACTATAGTTCTCAATATTTGTCCTGAATATAAACTTAAAAAAGTTACAAGTTTGTCACATAAAATGATATTAAGTTGCATATTTATATTTCCTTAAATAGATAAGCGCCCTATTTTATAGAAGACCGGCGGGGAAAATTGGTAAAAAAATAAAATACAATAATGTAATTTATTTAATACACATATTACATAAACGTATATATTTAAAAAATTTTTACGAGCTCCATATATATTTTTTATTGCAATATCAAATAGATATCTACAATAGTCCTTTTGGCGCGTTTACTGCAACATTTTTTTACTTTATTGTAAAATTTAATTTTTTGCATATCAGTAATTGTAATTAACTTATGGAGGATTTTTATGAAACCGGAAGAAGTTTTGAAGATGGCCAAGGAAAACGGTGCGAAGGTTTTTGATATACGCTTTATGGATTTTCCAGGCATATGGCAACATTTTACGGTTCCCATGTGTGAACTGAATGAATCGAACTTTGAAGACGGTTATGGCTTTGACGGATCGAGTATCCGCGGCTGGCAGCCGATCGACGATAGCGATATGCTCGTGATCCCTGACCCGACGACCGCCAAAATGGATCCTTTTTTTGATGAACCCACATTAGTAATGATAGGCAACATAGCAGACCCGATTACACGAGAACCTTATACACGGGATCCACGCAATATTGCAAAAAAGGCTGAAATATACCTGAAAAGCACCGGAATAGGAGATACGGCATATTTCGGCCCGGAGGCTGAATTTTTTATATTTGACAACGTCCGTTTTGAATCCGGAAGAAACGTTTCATACTATGAAGTCGATTCAATAGAGGGGAACTGGAATACCGCAAGAGACGAGGCTCCTAATCTAGGTTATAAACCCAGACATAAAGAAGGCTATTTTCCGGTACCTCCACTGGACAAGTTTCAAAATCTTCGAACCGAGATGCTTTTA of Desulfosarcina sp. BuS5 contains these proteins:
- a CDS encoding ammonium transporter, coding for MQEQQHGCSLPQPWYFIFRKATSLGFVSGILAGLVVITPAAGVVQPAGAILLGALSSILCYYALQAKIKFGYDDSLDYFGIHGISSGLVVLLLFFFIRPSWMRSAAEAAGGKWSAVDQFLIQLQGIGATIALAAVGTLVIYFIVEKSVGFRIDEQKEMEGLDKSLHGEHGYGLVHSDLVG
- the glnD gene encoding [protein-PII] uridylyltransferase, which translates into the protein MFTIQKDFKKKKKQLIANFLKGNEPYFLNKHSDLLDDYFCECFKKSMVGPSMSINKNPYAILAIGGYGRQEQSIHSDVDLLLLFNKKIPERAEELIREILYPLWDAGLDIGHATRTIKDCLTLSGQNFEVLTSLLDARFICGMSNLYSELQIQLKNKIIVKKSKKITTWLIESNQARHMRFGDSTYLLEPNLKEGQGGLRDYHTMLWTAKIKTDLKEARDMERYGFLSYDEFQAQREALSFIWIVRNWLHYLSDRKNNQLHFEYQLKIAGLLNFSKLNGQQPVELFLSELHGHMELIKQQHLMFLYELGYTKRPKRKKTTKTRAKIEGLEIIRDRLHFSYPEAILNSPILLIKIFEESARLKIPINPEAKRFIKEFGYLVDADFRTSPSALKSFERILITYAPTFNVLNEMLNTGFLSHYLPEINGIINRIQYDEYHLYPVDKHSLRVVQTIKKFGKNEDPTNDTLCTEIYSELKNPRLLLWAALLHDIGKSETGGGHAKRGVAIAHGILNRIGYNKEGIETISFLIEEHLLLVQTATRRDIYDEETAILCGRKIQDEERLKMLYLLTVADSISTGPKAWNEWTASLLRSFFIKTINILQKGELATNEAVEIVTRKKEELLSSASKETEIEWLGDLYNVMSPRYRLYTPAEDILEHVRLYKSMEEADFVWDIKKPGDPDTRTVTTCAKDRPGLFSKIAGIFTLNDLNILDAQVYTWRNNTAIDIFKVTAPLDKIFENEKWEKAKKDLGYELSGKSDFTNRLNAKMDENRSEMLKKSNGMLNRPNKIIIDNKSSSFYTIIEVFTYDFTGLLFGITNALFKSGLDIWIAKIATNVDQVVDIFYVRDFDGLKIDSPVQMESIKKAIEEMLPNV
- a CDS encoding P-II family nitrogen regulator; this encodes MKKVEAIIKPFKLDDVKEALNEIGIQGMTISEVKGYGRQKGHKEIYRGAEYVVDFIPKIKIEIIVDAPAADQVVETIQKAANTGKIGDGKIFILPVEDVLRVRTGEKGKNAI
- a CDS encoding ammonium transporter, whose protein sequence is MKFRSMFLAAIATLIPFSSAFAEKDVLNTGDTSWMFVSTALVMVMTPAGLALFYGGMSKYKNLLNTIAMTFVAYCLASIIWVMWGYTLSFGSDKAGLIGGFDSLEGSIPAYTFILFQMTFACITVALVLGSIVDRMKFSAWIIFTILWITFIYCPVAHWVWGGGWMGTLGALYFAGGTVVHINAGVAGLVLAIVIGKRIGYGKEAMFPSSVTLTALGAALLWFGWFGFNAGSALAADGIAASAFLVTNTSAAIGALAWMFAEWCHTKKPRVLGIASGVVAGLVAITPAAGFVNLSAALIIGLVAGVFGFYSVVILKHRLGYDDSLDAFGVHGMCGAWGALATGLFVNPAITEGASGLFYGNPKQLWIQIISIAATAAFTAVGTIIVIYVTRFLTGGLRVDKDSEIEGLDNSIHGERAFEITF